From the genome of Cedecea lapagei, one region includes:
- the btuD gene encoding vitamin B12 ABC transporter ATP-binding protein BtuD, whose protein sequence is MTGITVAGRLGPVTASVEPGELIHLVGPNGAGKSTLLTRMAGLSSGSGRLLLNQRPLDECPPAKLSRCRAWLGQQQLPPFAMPVWHYLQLHQPSPEADAAMLRLAEALWLTDKLTRPVNQLSGGEWQRIRLAAVLLQIDPSSNPEGQLLLLDEPMNSLDVAQQVALDRLLYAFCEAGIAVVMSSHDLNHSLRHAHKVWLLREGKMVAQGNRDEVLTPENLTAAYQMPFRLLRIEGHSMLISPL, encoded by the coding sequence ATGACAGGCATCACCGTCGCGGGCCGGCTTGGGCCGGTTACCGCGTCGGTGGAGCCTGGCGAGCTGATCCACCTTGTCGGACCTAACGGGGCAGGGAAAAGCACGCTGCTAACGCGGATGGCGGGGTTAAGTTCAGGGTCTGGCCGTCTTCTGCTTAACCAGCGGCCGCTTGACGAATGCCCTCCCGCTAAGCTTTCCCGGTGCCGCGCCTGGCTTGGCCAGCAGCAGCTTCCTCCTTTTGCCATGCCTGTCTGGCACTATCTGCAGCTGCATCAGCCTTCGCCTGAGGCCGACGCCGCCATGCTGCGCCTGGCTGAGGCGCTGTGGCTTACCGACAAACTGACGCGGCCGGTTAACCAGCTTTCCGGCGGCGAATGGCAGCGGATACGCCTGGCGGCGGTACTGCTGCAGATTGATCCTTCGAGCAACCCCGAAGGGCAGTTGCTGCTGCTGGATGAGCCTATGAACAGCCTTGACGTTGCCCAGCAGGTCGCGCTGGATCGCCTACTGTACGCCTTTTGTGAAGCCGGTATCGCGGTGGTGATGAGCAGCCATGATTTAAACCATAGCCTGCGTCATGCGCATAAAGTATGGCTGTTGCGAGAGGGGAAAATGGTGGCTCAGGGGAATAGAGATGAGGTGCTAACGCCAGAGAATTTAACCGCCGCTTACCAGATGCCGTTTCGATTATTGCGTATCGAAGGGCACAGTATGCTGATAAGCCCGCTATAA
- a CDS encoding glutathione peroxidase → MQSNVLNTEVTTIDGDSTTLENWQGKVLLVVNVASKCGLTPQYEQLENLQKDFEDQGFSVLGFPCNQFLGQEPGSSEEIKTFCSTTYGVTFPLFSKIDVNGEHRHPFYQKLIDARPTAVAPEGSGFLERMNSKGRGPLYPDDILWNFEKFLIGRDGKVIQRFSPDMTPEDPLVLDAIKQALAK, encoded by the coding sequence ATGCAAAGCAATGTTCTGAATACCGAAGTCACCACGATTGACGGTGATAGCACCACGCTGGAGAACTGGCAGGGTAAAGTGCTGCTGGTGGTGAACGTCGCCTCCAAATGCGGGCTGACGCCGCAGTACGAGCAGCTGGAAAACCTGCAGAAGGACTTTGAGGACCAGGGCTTTAGCGTGCTGGGCTTCCCGTGTAATCAGTTCCTGGGGCAAGAGCCGGGCAGCAGCGAGGAGATAAAAACCTTCTGCAGCACCACCTATGGCGTCACTTTCCCGCTGTTCAGCAAAATCGACGTCAACGGCGAACATCGTCACCCGTTTTATCAGAAGCTGATTGATGCCCGCCCAACTGCCGTAGCGCCAGAAGGCAGCGGTTTTTTAGAGCGCATGAACAGCAAAGGGCGTGGTCCACTTTACCCTGACGATATCCTGTGGAACTTTGAGAAGTTCCTCATCGGCCGTGACGGCAAGGTCATCCAGCGCTTCTCTCCGGATATGACGCCGGAAGATCCCCTCGTGCTGGATGCGATTAAACAGGCGCTGGCTAAGTAA
- the btuC gene encoding vitamin B12 ABC transporter permease BtuC — MLSFVTRHRRVERRWLVALTLAAVAMLTLSLCAGDVWFSPLSWWSDEAQLFIWQIRLPRTLAVLLVGAALALTGAIMQALFENPLAEPGLLGVSSGAGVALVIALLLGQGMLPGWALGLCAILGALAITLILLRFSRRHLSTGRLLLAGVALGIICSALMTWAVYFSSSLDLRQLMYWLMGGFGGVDWRQGWLMVALLPVVVWLCRQHAPLNLMALGENSARQLGLPVWLWRNILVVATGWLVGVSVALAGTIGFVGLVIPHMLRLKGLTDHRVLLPASALAGATVLTGADVVARLALSSAELPVGVVTATLGAPVFIWLLLKAGR, encoded by the coding sequence ATGCTGAGTTTTGTAACCAGACACCGCCGGGTTGAGCGCCGCTGGCTGGTCGCCCTGACCCTGGCGGCAGTGGCTATGCTGACGCTCAGCCTGTGTGCGGGAGATGTCTGGTTTTCGCCGCTCTCGTGGTGGAGCGATGAGGCGCAGCTATTTATCTGGCAAATCCGATTACCCCGCACGCTGGCCGTCCTGCTGGTCGGTGCTGCCCTGGCGCTGACCGGCGCCATTATGCAGGCCTTGTTTGAAAACCCCCTTGCGGAACCCGGTTTGCTCGGCGTCTCCAGCGGCGCTGGCGTTGCGCTGGTTATCGCCCTGCTGCTCGGGCAGGGGATGCTGCCCGGCTGGGCACTCGGGCTGTGCGCTATCCTCGGGGCCTTAGCAATCACACTTATTCTGTTACGTTTTTCCCGTCGTCATCTCTCCACCGGTCGTCTATTACTTGCAGGTGTCGCGCTCGGAATTATTTGTAGCGCGCTGATGACCTGGGCCGTCTACTTTAGCTCCAGCCTCGATCTGCGCCAGCTTATGTACTGGCTGATGGGCGGATTTGGCGGCGTGGACTGGCGGCAAGGCTGGCTGATGGTGGCGCTGCTGCCGGTTGTGGTTTGGCTGTGTCGTCAGCATGCGCCGCTTAACCTGATGGCGCTGGGCGAAAACTCAGCCCGCCAGCTTGGACTGCCCGTCTGGCTGTGGCGCAATATTTTGGTTGTCGCCACCGGCTGGCTGGTCGGCGTCAGCGTTGCGCTTGCCGGAACTATCGGGTTCGTTGGCCTGGTGATCCCGCATATGCTGCGGCTCAAGGGGCTAACCGACCATCGCGTATTGCTGCCTGCCAGTGCGCTGGCCGGGGCGACAGTGTTGACCGGAGCGGACGTGGTAGCGCGGCTTGCTTTAAGCTCTGCAGAGCTGCCTGTAGGCGTAGTGACCGCTACGCTCGGCGCGCCGGTGTTTATCTGGCTATTATTGAAAGCCGGACGTTAA
- the agp gene encoding bifunctional glucose-1-phosphatase/inositol phosphatase, translating to MIKGIVIVCLSGLISLQASAKIKHDTQPADYILEQAFVVSRHNLRTPFTSTSKTLSQATSKPWPQWDNKGNELTTRGGALEVYMGHYFSLWLKSHRLLKEAACPDREEVYLYANRRQRTVATAQFFAAGAFPGCDIQVQHLPLPEKDTWESMDPIFNYVITDTSDAFKTMALTAMNDKIHSLALADSYHLLEEILDFKNSKFCKEDKLCHFAQMKNTFTAAPGSDPHIVGALKAGYSITEALMMEYYEGFPLHQITWGKTLSAQQWKQLLKLRNGYLDTQFSSPAVAQNLAKPLLVTMHDFFIKIPAKPRPKMTLLIGHDTNIATLLSALRVNPYQLPRQFETTPIGGKVVFQRWRRQADGMPFLKVDYIYQSSDQLRNLEKLTLNHPPQHFTLSFQGCSTDPQGFCRWDDFEEVMNAALAN from the coding sequence ATGATAAAGGGAATAGTCATTGTCTGTCTCAGCGGGCTTATCAGTCTGCAAGCCAGCGCTAAAATTAAACATGATACTCAACCCGCGGATTATATTCTGGAGCAGGCCTTTGTTGTCAGCCGCCATAATCTTCGCACGCCGTTCACATCAACCAGTAAAACCCTGAGTCAGGCTACATCAAAACCATGGCCTCAGTGGGACAACAAGGGCAATGAGTTAACGACCAGGGGCGGAGCGCTAGAAGTCTATATGGGCCACTACTTTAGCCTATGGCTAAAAAGTCATCGACTCCTTAAGGAGGCTGCCTGCCCGGATCGGGAAGAGGTCTACCTCTATGCTAACCGGCGTCAACGTACCGTCGCCACAGCACAGTTCTTCGCCGCCGGCGCATTTCCCGGCTGCGACATCCAGGTTCAGCATCTTCCCTTACCGGAAAAAGATACCTGGGAATCAATGGATCCGATATTCAACTATGTCATAACGGATACCAGCGACGCTTTCAAAACGATGGCGCTAACGGCGATGAATGACAAAATCCACTCCCTGGCGCTCGCCGACTCCTATCATCTGCTTGAAGAGATACTTGATTTTAAAAACTCTAAATTCTGCAAAGAAGATAAGCTGTGTCATTTTGCACAAATGAAAAATACTTTTACAGCCGCGCCAGGAAGCGATCCCCATATAGTCGGCGCCCTTAAAGCAGGCTATTCCATTACCGAAGCACTTATGATGGAATATTATGAAGGCTTCCCGCTCCACCAGATAACCTGGGGTAAAACGCTTAGCGCTCAACAATGGAAGCAACTTTTAAAATTAAGAAACGGCTATCTTGATACACAGTTTTCCTCTCCCGCCGTTGCGCAGAATTTAGCAAAACCGCTGCTGGTAACGATGCATGACTTTTTTATTAAAATACCCGCTAAGCCACGGCCAAAAATGACGTTGCTCATCGGGCACGACACCAATATTGCCACCCTGCTCTCAGCGCTTCGCGTCAATCCCTATCAACTGCCTCGGCAGTTCGAAACGACGCCCATCGGGGGAAAAGTCGTGTTCCAGCGCTGGAGAAGACAGGCTGACGGTATGCCGTTCCTAAAGGTTGACTATATTTATCAGAGCAGCGATCAGCTGCGCAATCTGGAAAAATTAACTCTCAATCACCCACCGCAGCACTTCACGCTATCCTTCCAGGGATGTTCGACCGATCCCCAGGGTTTCTGCCGATGGGATGACTTCGAGGAAGTCATGAACGCCGCCCTGGCTAACTGA
- the ihfA gene encoding integration host factor subunit alpha, with the protein MALTKAEMSEYLFDKLGLSKRDAKELVELFFEEIRRALENGEQVKLSGFGNFDLRDKNQRPGRNPKTGEDIPITARRVVTFRPGQKLKSRVENASPKDE; encoded by the coding sequence ATGGCGCTTACAAAAGCTGAAATGTCAGAATATCTGTTTGATAAGCTCGGGCTTAGCAAACGAGATGCCAAAGAGCTCGTAGAGCTGTTTTTCGAAGAGATCCGTCGCGCTCTGGAAAACGGTGAGCAGGTGAAACTCTCGGGCTTTGGTAATTTTGACTTACGCGATAAAAACCAACGTCCCGGGCGCAACCCGAAGACCGGCGAAGATATTCCCATTACGGCGCGCCGTGTGGTGACCTTCCGACCTGGTCAGAAGCTAAAAAGTCGGGTTGAAAACGCGTCGCCAAAAGACGAGTAA
- the pheT gene encoding phenylalanine--tRNA ligase subunit beta, which translates to MKFSELWLREWVNPANSSEELSGQITMAGLEVDGVDAVAGAFHGVVVGEVVDCGQHPNADKLRVTKVNVGGDRLLDIVCGAPNCRQGLKVAVATVGAVLPGDFKIKAAKLRGEPSEGMLCSFSELGISDDHNGIIELPADAPVGTDIREYLKLDDNTIEISVTPNRADCLGIIGVARDVAVVNKLPLVEPEIMAVAATINDTLPIRVDAAEACPRYLGRVVKGINVKAPTPLWMKEKLRRCGIRSIDAVVDVTNYVLLELGQPMHAFDLNRIDGGIVVRMAEEGETLVLLDGSEAKLNADTLVIADHGKALAMGGIFGGEHSGVNDETQNVLLECAFFSPLSITGRARRHGLHTDASHRYERGVDPTLQYKAMERATRLLVDICGGEAGPVIDVTSEAHLPKRATITLRRSKLDRLIGHHIDDAQVSDILRRLGCEVTEGQDQWTAVAPGWRFDMEIEEDLVEEVARVYGYNNIPDSPVQAGLVMGTHREADLSLKRVKTMLVDKGYQEVITYSFVDPKIQQLLHPGEENLILPNPISADMSAMRLSLWSGLLTTVVYNQNRQQSRVRIFESGLRFVPDTHADLGIRQDLMLAGAICGNRYEEHWDLARNTVDFYDLKGDLESVLALTGKLSDIEFRAQANPALHPGQSAAIYLAGECIGFIGVVHPELERKLDLNGRTLVFEVLWNKLADRVVPEAQEVSRFPANRRDIAVVVAENVPAADILAECKKVGANQVVGVNLFDVYRGKGVADGYKSLAISLILQDTGRTLEEEEMAATVAKCVEALKERFQASLRD; encoded by the coding sequence ATGAAATTCAGTGAACTCTGGTTACGCGAATGGGTAAACCCAGCCAACAGCAGTGAAGAACTTTCCGGCCAGATCACCATGGCAGGTCTTGAAGTTGACGGCGTTGATGCCGTTGCCGGTGCTTTCCACGGCGTTGTGGTCGGTGAAGTGGTCGATTGCGGTCAGCACCCGAACGCCGACAAACTGCGCGTGACAAAAGTTAACGTCGGCGGCGATCGTCTGCTGGACATCGTGTGCGGCGCGCCAAACTGCCGTCAGGGCCTGAAAGTGGCCGTGGCTACCGTCGGTGCCGTTCTGCCGGGCGATTTCAAAATTAAGGCCGCTAAGCTTCGTGGCGAGCCGTCTGAAGGGATGCTGTGCTCCTTCTCCGAGCTGGGTATATCCGATGACCATAACGGCATCATCGAGCTTCCAGCGGACGCGCCAGTTGGCACCGACATTCGTGAATACCTGAAGCTTGACGACAACACCATCGAAATCAGCGTAACGCCAAACCGTGCCGACTGCCTCGGCATTATCGGCGTGGCTCGTGACGTTGCCGTTGTGAACAAGCTGCCGCTGGTTGAGCCAGAGATTATGGCCGTAGCTGCGACTATCAATGACACGCTGCCCATTCGCGTAGACGCCGCAGAGGCCTGCCCGCGCTACCTGGGCCGCGTTGTTAAAGGCATCAACGTTAAGGCGCCAACGCCGCTGTGGATGAAAGAGAAGCTGCGTCGCTGCGGTATCCGCTCTATCGATGCAGTCGTTGATGTCACCAACTACGTGCTGCTGGAGCTGGGGCAGCCGATGCACGCCTTCGACCTGAACCGCATCGACGGTGGCATCGTGGTACGTATGGCAGAAGAGGGCGAAACCCTGGTTCTGCTGGACGGCAGCGAAGCTAAGCTGAATGCCGACACCCTGGTGATTGCCGACCACGGCAAAGCCCTGGCAATGGGCGGCATCTTCGGCGGCGAACATTCAGGCGTTAACGACGAAACTCAGAACGTGCTGCTGGAGTGTGCTTTCTTCAGCCCGCTGTCCATCACCGGTCGCGCCCGTCGTCACGGTCTGCATACAGACGCATCCCACCGCTACGAGCGCGGCGTAGATCCTACGCTGCAGTATAAAGCGATGGAACGCGCTACCCGCCTGCTGGTGGATATCTGCGGCGGCGAAGCTGGCCCGGTTATCGATGTGACAAGCGAAGCGCACCTGCCGAAGCGTGCCACCATCACCCTTCGTCGCAGCAAGCTGGATCGCCTGATTGGCCACCACATTGATGATGCTCAGGTAAGCGATATCCTGCGTCGTCTGGGCTGTGAAGTGACCGAAGGTCAGGACCAGTGGACTGCCGTGGCGCCAGGCTGGCGTTTCGACATGGAGATTGAAGAAGACCTGGTGGAAGAAGTCGCGCGCGTCTACGGCTATAACAACATTCCAGACAGCCCGGTACAGGCCGGTCTGGTGATGGGAACCCATCGCGAAGCTGACCTTTCCCTGAAGCGTGTGAAAACCATGCTGGTGGACAAAGGCTATCAGGAAGTGATCACCTACAGCTTTGTCGACCCGAAAATTCAGCAGCTTCTGCACCCGGGCGAAGAAAATCTGATTCTTCCTAATCCGATCTCTGCCGACATGTCCGCTATGCGTCTGTCGCTGTGGAGCGGCCTGCTGACGACCGTGGTTTATAACCAGAATCGCCAGCAAAGCCGCGTGCGTATTTTTGAGTCGGGCCTGCGCTTTGTGCCTGATACTCACGCAGACCTTGGCATTCGCCAGGATCTTATGCTGGCGGGCGCTATCTGCGGCAACCGCTACGAAGAGCACTGGGATCTGGCGCGTAACACCGTTGACTTCTATGATCTGAAAGGCGATCTGGAGTCCGTTTTAGCCCTGACCGGCAAACTTTCGGACATCGAATTCAGAGCACAGGCAAATCCGGCCTTGCATCCAGGGCAAAGTGCTGCCATTTATTTAGCAGGTGAATGCATTGGTTTCATTGGTGTTGTTCACCCGGAGCTGGAGCGTAAACTGGATCTTAATGGCCGCACGCTGGTGTTCGAAGTCCTGTGGAACAAGCTTGCAGACCGCGTGGTGCCTGAGGCTCAGGAAGTTTCACGCTTCCCGGCGAACCGTCGAGATATCGCCGTTGTGGTGGCTGAAAACGTTCCCGCAGCAGATATTTTGGCCGAGTGTAAGAAAGTTGGCGCAAATCAGGTAGTTGGCGTAAACTTATTTGACGTGTACCGTGGCAAGGGCGTAGCCGATGGCTACAAGAGCCTGGCCATAAGCCTTATCCTTCAGGATACGGGCCGTACACTCGAAGAAGAGGAGATGGCCGCTACCGTTGCAAAATGTGTAGAGGCATTAAAAGAGCGATTCCAGGCATCATTGAGGGATTGA
- the pheS gene encoding phenylalanine--tRNA ligase subunit alpha: MPHLAELVASAKAAINDAQDVAALDNVRVEYLGKKGHLTLQMTTLRELPPEERPAAGAVINEAKEQVQEALNARKADLESAALNERLAAETIDVSLPGRRIENGGLHPVTRTIDRIESFFGELGFTVATGPEIEDDYHNFDALNIPGHHPARADHDTFWFDATRLLRTQTSGVQIRTMKDKQPPIRIIAPGRVYRNDYDQTHTPMFHQMEGLIVDTNINFTNLKGTLHDFLNNFFEEDLQIRFRPSYFPFTEPSAEVDVMGKNGKWLEVLGCGMVHPNVLRNVGIDPEVYSGFAFGMGMERLTMLRYGVTDLRAFFENDLRFLKQFK; the protein is encoded by the coding sequence ATGCCACATCTCGCAGAGCTGGTTGCCAGTGCCAAAGCAGCCATAAACGATGCCCAGGATGTTGCCGCGTTAGATAACGTACGCGTCGAATATTTAGGGAAGAAGGGGCACCTGACCCTCCAGATGACCACCCTGCGTGAACTGCCTCCGGAAGAGCGTCCGGCTGCGGGCGCGGTGATTAACGAAGCCAAGGAGCAGGTTCAGGAAGCCCTGAACGCCCGTAAAGCTGACCTGGAAAGCGCTGCGCTGAACGAGCGTCTGGCCGCGGAGACTATCGATGTTTCTCTGCCTGGCCGTCGTATTGAAAACGGTGGCCTGCATCCGGTTACTCGTACCATTGACCGCATCGAAAGCTTCTTCGGCGAGCTGGGCTTTACCGTGGCGACCGGGCCTGAAATCGAAGATGACTACCATAACTTCGATGCGTTGAATATTCCCGGACACCATCCGGCGCGTGCTGACCACGATACCTTCTGGTTCGACGCAACCCGCCTGCTGCGCACCCAGACTTCCGGCGTGCAGATCCGCACCATGAAAGACAAGCAGCCGCCGATTCGCATTATCGCGCCGGGCCGCGTCTATCGTAACGATTACGATCAGACCCACACCCCGATGTTCCACCAGATGGAAGGCCTGATCGTTGATACCAATATCAACTTCACCAACCTGAAGGGGACGCTGCATGACTTCCTGAATAACTTCTTTGAAGAAGACCTGCAGATTCGCTTCCGTCCGTCCTACTTCCCGTTCACCGAGCCCTCTGCGGAAGTCGACGTGATGGGCAAAAACGGCAAGTGGCTGGAAGTGCTGGGCTGCGGCATGGTGCACCCGAACGTATTGCGCAACGTCGGCATTGATCCGGAAGTCTATTCCGGCTTCGCCTTCGGTATGGGCATGGAGCGTCTGACCATGCTGCGTTACGGCGTGACCGATCTGCGTGCATTCTTCGAAAATGATTTACGTTTCCTCAAACAGTTCAAATAA
- the pheM gene encoding pheST operon leader peptide PheM, whose amino-acid sequence MNAAIFRFFFYFSA is encoded by the coding sequence ATGAATGCTGCTATTTTCCGCTTCTTTTTTTACTTTAGCGCCTGA
- the rplT gene encoding 50S ribosomal protein L20 — protein MARVKRGVIARARHKKILKQAKGYYGARSRVYRVAFQAVIKAGQYAYRDRRQRKRQFRQLWIARINAAARQNGISYSKFINGLKKASVEIDRKILADIAVFDKVAFTALVEKAKAALA, from the coding sequence ATGGCTCGCGTAAAACGTGGTGTAATCGCACGTGCTCGTCACAAAAAAATCCTCAAACAAGCTAAAGGCTACTATGGTGCGCGTTCTCGCGTATACCGCGTTGCCTTCCAGGCTGTTATCAAAGCTGGTCAGTACGCTTACCGCGACCGTCGTCAACGTAAACGTCAGTTCCGCCAGCTGTGGATTGCACGTATCAACGCTGCAGCTCGTCAGAACGGTATCTCTTACAGCAAATTCATCAACGGCCTGAAAAAAGCCTCTGTTGAAATCGACCGTAAGATCCTGGCTGACATCGCCGTATTCGACAAAGTGGCATTCACTGCCCTGGTTGAAAAAGCGAAAGCAGCTCTGGCATAA
- the rpmI gene encoding 50S ribosomal protein L35, whose product MPKIKTVRGAAKRFKKTASGGFKRKHANLRHILTKKSTKRKRHLRPKGMVSKGDLGLVVACLPYA is encoded by the coding sequence ATGCCAAAGATCAAAACAGTACGCGGCGCCGCTAAGCGCTTCAAAAAGACTGCTTCTGGCGGTTTTAAGCGCAAGCACGCTAACCTGCGTCACATTCTGACTAAAAAGTCTACCAAACGTAAACGTCATCTGCGTCCGAAAGGCATGGTCTCCAAAGGGGATCTGGGCCTGGTAGTCGCGTGCCTGCCGTACGCATAA
- the infC gene encoding translation initiation factor IF-3 encodes MKGGKRVQPARPNRINREIRATEVRLTGIDGEQIGIVSLNEALEKAEEAGVDLVEISPNAEPPVCRIMDYGKFLYEKSKSSKEQKKKQKVIQVKEIKFRPGTDDGDYQVKLRSLVRFLEEGDKAKITLRFRGREMAHQQIGMEVLNRVRDDLSELAVVESFPTKIEGRQMIMVLAPKKKQ; translated from the coding sequence ATTAAAGGCGGAAAAAGAGTTCAACCGGCGCGTCCTAATCGCATTAACAGAGAGATTCGTGCCACTGAGGTTCGTCTGACCGGTATTGATGGCGAGCAGATTGGTATTGTCAGTCTGAATGAAGCTTTGGAAAAAGCCGAAGAGGCCGGGGTTGATTTAGTTGAAATCAGTCCTAACGCCGAACCGCCTGTTTGCCGCATCATGGACTACGGCAAGTTCCTCTACGAAAAAAGCAAATCTTCTAAGGAACAGAAGAAGAAGCAAAAAGTTATTCAGGTTAAGGAAATTAAATTCCGACCTGGTACCGATGATGGCGACTATCAGGTAAAACTCCGCAGCCTGGTTCGCTTTCTGGAAGAAGGAGATAAAGCTAAGATCACGCTGCGTTTCCGCGGTCGTGAGATGGCTCACCAACAGATTGGTATGGAAGTGCTTAACCGCGTCCGTGACGATCTGAGTGAACTGGCAGTGGTCGAATCCTTCCCTACGAAGATCGAAGGCCGCCAGATGATCATGGTGCTTGCTCCGAAGAAGAAACAGTAA